Proteins found in one Takifugu rubripes chromosome 17, fTakRub1.2, whole genome shotgun sequence genomic segment:
- the vegfc gene encoding vascular endothelial growth factor C isoform X3, which translates to MEQRLRSASSVDELMTLIYPSYWATLKCNSKLSSVAASSRSRFAERQQPPASAEDPVFSAVYLNLDVLKSIESEWRKTQCVPREVCVDVGREFGAPTNIFYKPPCVSVYRCGGCCHSEDKQCRNISTGYLSKTLFEITVPITQGPKPVTISVANHTQCSCLSKLDIYKQVHSIIRRALPQCSMANSSCPPGETWNSRQCRCVSTTTNVRHSPSSPPLTSPRPQQHQDVFSTDVCGPDKEFDMETCQCVCQRNVPTNNCGPHHHLDLNTCQCVCNTLPGSSCPPNHVFNKESCQCMCTRTCPRHQPLNKTKCSCECNESPKKCFLKGKRFHRATCSCLRPPCDARRQRCDPGFSFSEEVCRCVPSHWRRID; encoded by the exons ATGGAGCAGAGGTTGCGTTCCGCCTCCAGCGTTGATGAGCTGATGACCCTCATCTATCCTTCCTACTGGGCCACTCTGAAGTGCAACTCCAAACTCTCCTCAGTTGCTGCATCATCCAGATCCCGCTTCGCTGAACGGCAGCAGCCACCAGCTTCCGCGGAGGATCCAGTCTTTTCTGCCGTCTACCTCAACTTGGATGTCCTGAAAA GCATAGAGTCGGAATGGAGGAAGACACAATGCGTTCCCAGGGAAGTGTGTGTCGACGTGGGCAGGGAGTTTGGGGCTCCCACCAACATATTCTATAAACCACCATGTGTGTCCGTCTACAGATGTGGAGGATGCTGCCACTCTGAGGACAAACAATGCAGAAATATCTCCACAGGATACCTCAGCAAAACC CTTTTTGAGATTACAGTGCCGATTACACAAGGGCCCAAGCCAGTAACCATCAGTGTGGCCAACCACACCCAGTGCAGCTGCCTTTCCAAACTAGACATCTACAAACAAGTTCACAGCATCATCAGGAGAGCCCTTCCCCA GTGTTCGATGGCAAACAGCAGCTGCCCTCCTGGTGAGACATGGAACAGTCGGCAATGTCGATGCGTCAGCACGACTACTAATGTACGACACAgcccctcctctccacctctaACTTCACCGAGACCCCAACAGCACCAAG ACGTGTTCTCTACAGATGTATGTGGCCCAGATAAAGAATTCGATATGGAAACCTGTCAGTGCGTGTGTCAGCGCAACGTTCCGACTAACAACTGcggcccccaccaccacctcgaCCTGAATACCTGCCAGTGCGTTTGCAACACGCTGCCCGGTTCCTCCTGCCCGCCAAACCATGTCTTCAACAAGGAGAGCTGTCAGTGCATGTGCACCAGAACATGCCCGAGGCACCAGCCGCTCAATAAAACCAAATGTTCCTGTGAGTGTAACGAGTCACCAAAGAAGTGCTtcctgaaaggaaaaaggttTCACCGGGCTACTTGCAG TTGTCTCAGGCCTCCCTGTGATGCGAGGAGGCAAAGGTGTGACCCTGGTTTCTCCTTCAGCGAGGAAGTGTGCCGCTGCGTGCCGTCCCATTGGAGAAGGATCGACTGA